The following coding sequences are from one Methanobacterium sp. window:
- the nth gene encoding endonuclease III → MKRLHKYVKKPVGNTNPFRVLITTILSQRTRDENTDEAAATLFSVYKTPEEIANAPRDEIEKLIKKAGFFRVKAQRVKETSRIIHEEHEDAVPDNIKELLALPGVGRKTANCVLVYGFRKNAIPVDVHVHRISNRIGLVKTKTPEETELELTKIVPKKYWLDLNESFVRFGQDICRPIGPKHEECPINDLCDFYRDMKKKSS, encoded by the coding sequence ATGAAAAGGCTTCACAAATACGTTAAAAAGCCTGTAGGAAATACAAATCCGTTTAGAGTCCTGATTACAACCATTTTATCTCAGAGAACCAGGGATGAAAACACAGATGAAGCCGCAGCAACTCTCTTTTCAGTCTACAAAACACCTGAAGAAATCGCCAATGCTCCTCGTGATGAAATCGAAAAATTAATTAAAAAAGCGGGCTTTTTCAGGGTAAAAGCACAACGGGTAAAAGAAACTTCAAGGATAATCCATGAAGAACACGAAGACGCCGTTCCCGACAATATAAAAGAACTTTTGGCACTTCCAGGAGTTGGAAGAAAAACTGCAAATTGTGTTTTAGTTTATGGATTTAGAAAAAATGCAATTCCTGTAGATGTGCATGTACATCGAATATCCAATCGAATCGGGCTTGTAAAAACAAAAACTCCAGAGGAAACTGAGCTTGAACTTACGAAAATCGTTCCAAAGAAGTACTGGCTTGATTTGAATGAGAGTTTTGTGAGGTTTGGGCAGGATATTTGCCGACCGATTGGTCCAAAGCATGAAGAATGTCCTATAAATGATTTATGTGATTTTTACAGAGATATGAAGAAAAAATCTTCTTAA
- a CDS encoding FxLYD domain-containing protein → MRNILYIGSFALFFLVTVGILNFVHVDNNLAQNNVNENSIQTIDPHKDIKILSSQMIKEDGNWIISGKVQNTGNYKMRYVSITVNFYGKNGNLLYSTFAGESYITPGEIWNFEVRYRKSVAPYSYKIEVGPIMYN, encoded by the coding sequence TTGCGAAATATCCTGTATATTGGCTCATTTGCTTTATTTTTCCTTGTTACAGTTGGTATTTTAAATTTCGTTCATGTAGATAATAATCTGGCTCAAAATAATGTAAATGAAAACAGCATACAGACAATTGATCCTCATAAAGACATAAAAATTTTAAGTAGCCAGATGATAAAAGAAGATGGAAACTGGATAATTAGTGGAAAGGTGCAAAATACAGGAAATTATAAAATGCGATATGTCTCCATAACCGTTAATTTTTACGGGAAAAATGGAAATCTATTATATTCCACTTTTGCTGGTGAAAGTTACATCACTCCCGGCGAAATCTGGAATTTCGAAGTCAGGTATCGAAAATCTGTGGCTCCTTATTCTTATAAAATAGAAGTGGGACCTATCATGTATAATTAA
- the aroA gene encoding 3-phosphoshikimate 1-carboxyvinyltransferase, producing MKLEIQKTESIEGVIKAPPSKSYTHRAIIISSLADGKSTLNDPLFSEDTLASKDACIALGCEIKQKKGKLLVEGTGGVLKTPEDVVDLKNSGTTLRIMTSVASLAPDYTVFTGDSSLRTRPMQDLLDALKKLSVTAFSTRRNGKPPICVKGGFKGGPTEIKGDISSQFISSLLIASPYAEIPVDINIKGNFISKPYVDMTTDVMAKFGVNPDYDKKNNSFHIEPQTYKSRDYTIEGDYSSASYIIGAAAALKSEVKIQNLFENSKQGDKQILNIVKEMGAEVKFKKGEVIIRGYGKLKGVEVNLENSPDLLPTVAALGAIAEGETEIINVEHARYKETDRIHTCALELSKLGVQLEERNDGLLIKGGAKGGTVNSHGDHRLVMALSLVGLKVGNVKIENASVYDVSFPNFPEGMKELGCNINKI from the coding sequence ATGAAACTTGAAATTCAAAAAACAGAATCAATTGAAGGAGTTATTAAAGCACCGCCTTCAAAAAGCTATACCCACAGAGCAATTATAATTTCATCTCTTGCAGATGGGAAATCAACCCTCAACGATCCACTGTTTTCAGAAGACACATTAGCATCAAAAGATGCATGCATAGCTTTGGGGTGCGAAATTAAACAGAAAAAAGGTAAATTACTGGTTGAAGGTACTGGAGGAGTTCTTAAAACTCCTGAAGATGTTGTAGATCTTAAAAATTCAGGAACTACACTTAGAATAATGACTTCAGTTGCATCTCTTGCCCCTGATTATACAGTTTTTACAGGGGATAGTTCTCTTAGAACAAGGCCAATGCAGGATTTACTGGATGCTCTTAAAAAACTTTCTGTTACTGCATTTTCTACAAGAAGAAATGGAAAACCCCCAATTTGCGTTAAAGGTGGATTTAAAGGAGGACCAACTGAAATTAAAGGAGATATAAGCTCCCAATTTATTTCATCACTTCTTATAGCTTCTCCTTACGCTGAAATCCCTGTTGATATAAATATTAAAGGGAATTTCATATCCAAACCATACGTTGATATGACAACCGATGTTATGGCGAAGTTTGGAGTGAATCCTGATTATGATAAAAAAAACAATTCATTTCATATAGAACCCCAAACCTATAAATCCAGAGATTATACAATTGAAGGAGATTATTCATCAGCTTCTTATATAATTGGGGCTGCAGCAGCTCTTAAATCCGAAGTCAAAATACAAAATCTTTTTGAAAACTCAAAACAGGGAGATAAACAGATATTAAATATTGTTAAGGAAATGGGTGCTGAAGTTAAATTTAAAAAGGGTGAAGTTATAATACGTGGATATGGGAAACTTAAAGGAGTAGAAGTGAACCTTGAAAATTCTCCAGACCTATTACCAACAGTTGCGGCATTGGGAGCAATTGCTGAAGGTGAGACAGAAATTATAAATGTTGAACATGCTCGCTATAAAGAAACCGACAGAATCCACACATGCGCTCTTGAACTATCAAAACTTGGAGTTCAGTTAGAAGAACGAAATGATGGTCTTTTAATTAAGGGTGGAGCAAAAGGTGGTACTGTTAATTCTCATGGTGATCACCGCCTTGTTATGGCTCTTTCACTGGTAGGATTGAAGGTTGGCAATGTAAAAATAGAAAATGCATCTGTTTATGATGTTTCTTTCCCCAATTTCCCAGAAGGCATGAAGGAACTTGGATGTAACATAAATAAGATATAA
- a CDS encoding PD-(D/E)XK nuclease family protein, giving the protein MSITLGPSTIASQFWCEMAVDLRRKYGEVSTPEKEMGSEIHKDRFLEVLEEIVVEIKTPGDRLHSNVHNMLVGLELYKKEGLTRELPILAKFDSVHLMGIIDEIREIEEIQKGVKTKKTQIVEMKTRRSLNPPSSQQILRDKMQGMIYWYGLNSMINKETEMGDFWTVYGVDLIENDFNEPILSEEYMKSLEIPREKQIEYGSLLSIGNLINNVLKMACELPELSKTIEIIYIHQKTLMEVHKERYKFDERFFTRGMRWALEYWSGKREPTSVGEANNWKCDFCSYYTVCPAIHKKWRQGD; this is encoded by the coding sequence ATGTCAATAACTTTAGGTCCATCAACCATTGCCAGTCAGTTCTGGTGTGAAATGGCAGTTGATTTAAGGCGTAAATATGGGGAAGTTTCAACACCAGAAAAGGAAATGGGTAGTGAAATCCATAAGGACCGATTCCTTGAAGTTTTAGAAGAAATTGTAGTTGAAATTAAAACTCCAGGGGATAGACTTCATTCTAATGTCCATAATATGTTGGTAGGACTTGAATTATATAAAAAAGAAGGTTTAACCCGCGAACTCCCCATTTTGGCTAAATTTGATTCTGTGCATCTTATGGGTATAATTGATGAGATAAGAGAAATAGAGGAAATTCAAAAGGGAGTAAAAACAAAAAAGACGCAGATTGTAGAGATGAAAACCCGTAGAAGTTTGAATCCACCATCATCGCAGCAGATACTTCGAGATAAGATGCAGGGAATGATTTACTGGTACGGGCTTAATTCAATGATAAATAAAGAGACTGAAATGGGAGATTTCTGGACAGTTTATGGGGTTGATTTAATAGAAAATGACTTTAATGAACCTATTTTAAGTGAAGAATATATGAAAAGCCTTGAAATTCCAAGAGAAAAGCAAATAGAATATGGGAGTCTCCTTTCAATTGGAAACTTAATTAATAATGTTCTTAAAATGGCCTGTGAATTGCCTGAACTATCAAAAACCATTGAAATTATTTATATACACCAAAAGACACTTATGGAAGTCCATAAAGAAAGATATAAATTTGATGAAAGGTTTTTTACTCGTGGAATGAGATGGGCACTTGAATACTGGTCTGGAAAAAGAGAACCAACATCAGTTGGAGAAGCAAATAACTGGAAATGTGATTTTTGCAGTTACTACACTGTTTGCCCAGCAATACACAAGAAATGGAGACAAGGTGATTAA
- a CDS encoding GTP-binding protein — protein sequence MTERKKGAKIVIFGSADSGKTTTIENILEKKEEKVTKIECKGTTVALDYGNAMINGEKFHIFATPGQERFQFMREILSNGLDGAIVVIDNSRGITDTDKQIMDNLNSNNIPYVIFCNKQDIVPGKIESPHIKEDIPIIPTTAKFGEGIHEGLETLLELMET from the coding sequence ATGACAGAAAGGAAGAAAGGGGCTAAAATTGTGATTTTTGGTTCAGCAGACTCAGGGAAAACAACAACAATTGAAAATATTCTTGAGAAAAAAGAAGAGAAAGTAACAAAAATTGAATGTAAAGGAACAACAGTTGCACTTGATTACGGAAATGCAATGATTAACGGTGAAAAATTCCATATATTCGCCACTCCAGGACAGGAAAGATTTCAATTCATGCGTGAAATACTTTCAAACGGGTTAGATGGTGCAATTGTGGTTATAGATAACTCTAGAGGAATTACAGATACTGATAAACAAATAATGGATAATTTAAACTCTAACAATATCCCTTATGTAATATTCTGCAATAAACAGGACATAGTGCCTGGAAAAATAGAATCACCGCACATTAAAGAAGATATCCCAATAATACCCACTACAGCGAAGTTTGGGGAAGGAATTCATGAGGGATTAGAAACTCTTTTAGAGTTAATGGAAACTTAA